One Bradyrhizobium sp. ISRA464 genomic window carries:
- a CDS encoding thiolase family protein, translated as MSFVTGVGLTSYGKHEGSSSLDLMSKAAELAVADAGLKRSDIDGILCGYSTVSPHIMLATVFAEHFGIRPSYAHAVQVGGATGLAMTMLAHHLVDAGVAKHVLVVGGENRLTGQSRDASIQALAQVGHPDYEVTLGPTIPAYYGLVATRYMHEYGVTQEDLAEFAVLMRKHALTHPGAQFHEPITVADVMASKPVAMPLKLLDCCPVSDGGAAFVISREATGERQVRVRGCAQAHTHQHVTAAPALSELGAEISIAKAKQAAGLAISDVRYAAVYDSFTITLAMLLEDLGLAKRGEAAARVRAGYFNQDGEIPLNTHGGLLSYGHCGVGGAMAHLVETHLQMTGRAGNRQVRDASVALLHGDGGVLSSHVSMFLERVR; from the coding sequence ATGAGCTTCGTCACCGGCGTCGGCCTCACGTCCTATGGCAAGCATGAAGGCTCGTCCTCGCTCGACCTGATGAGCAAGGCTGCGGAGTTGGCTGTTGCTGATGCAGGCCTGAAGCGCTCCGACATCGACGGCATCCTTTGCGGCTACTCCACGGTCTCGCCGCACATCATGCTGGCCACCGTGTTCGCCGAGCATTTCGGCATTCGCCCGTCCTATGCCCATGCGGTGCAGGTCGGTGGCGCCACGGGCCTGGCGATGACCATGCTGGCGCATCATCTCGTCGATGCCGGTGTTGCCAAGCACGTGCTGGTGGTCGGCGGCGAGAACCGCCTGACCGGGCAGAGCCGCGACGCCTCGATCCAGGCGTTGGCCCAGGTCGGCCATCCCGATTACGAGGTGACGCTGGGGCCGACAATCCCAGCCTATTACGGCCTCGTCGCGACGCGCTACATGCATGAATACGGCGTGACGCAGGAGGACCTCGCCGAGTTCGCGGTGCTGATGCGCAAGCATGCGCTGACGCATCCCGGCGCGCAGTTCCACGAGCCGATCACGGTTGCCGACGTGATGGCCTCGAAGCCGGTGGCGATGCCGCTGAAGCTCCTGGATTGCTGCCCGGTGTCCGACGGTGGCGCTGCATTCGTCATCAGCCGCGAGGCGACCGGCGAGAGGCAGGTGCGGGTGCGTGGCTGCGCGCAGGCCCACACCCATCAGCATGTCACGGCCGCACCCGCGCTGAGCGAACTCGGCGCGGAGATTTCGATTGCGAAGGCGAAGCAGGCGGCCGGCCTCGCGATATCGGATGTCCGCTATGCCGCGGTCTACGACAGCTTCACCATTACGCTCGCGATGCTGCTGGAGGATCTGGGCCTCGCCAAACGCGGCGAGGCGGCCGCGCGTGTTCGCGCCGGCTACTTCAATCAGGACGGCGAGATACCGCTCAACACCCATGGCGGCCTGCTCAGCTATGGTCATTGCGGCGTCGGCGGTGCAATGGCGCATCTGGTCGAGACCCATCTGCAGATGACCGGCCGCGCCGGCAACCGTCAGGTCCGCGATGCCTCGGTCGCGCTGCTCCATGGCGACGGCGGCGTGCTGTCATCGCATGTCAGCATGTTCCTGGAGCGCGTACGATGA
- a CDS encoding acyl-CoA dehydrogenase family protein, which yields MDFALSANQESIRDAIGKICSRFDDAYWLKKDKEGGYPADFHRALADAGWLGICIPEEYGGSGLGITDAAIMMRTISESGAGMSGASAVHMNVFGLNPVVVFGTKEQCQRMLPPIIDGRDKSCFAVTEPNTGLNTTQLKTRAVRRGDKYVVNGQKVWISTAQVANKILLLARTTPLEEVRSPTHGLSLFYTDFDRKRVTVHEIEKMGRKPVDSNELFFENFEIPVEDRIGEEGRGFEYILHGMNPERILIAAEAVGLGQIALKRASEYAKGRIVFNRPIGMNQAIQHPLAKCWMELEAAWLMVLRAGWQYDQNLPCGPAANSAKYLAAEAGFHACEQAVMTHGGFGYAKEYHVERYLRESLIPRIAPISPQLILSFIGEKVLGLPKSY from the coding sequence ATGGATTTCGCACTCTCGGCCAACCAGGAATCGATCCGCGACGCCATCGGGAAGATCTGCTCGCGCTTCGACGACGCCTACTGGTTGAAGAAGGACAAGGAGGGCGGCTATCCGGCCGACTTCCACCGCGCGCTGGCCGATGCCGGCTGGCTCGGCATCTGCATCCCCGAGGAATACGGCGGCTCCGGCCTCGGCATCACCGATGCCGCGATCATGATGCGCACGATCTCGGAATCGGGCGCCGGCATGTCAGGTGCGTCGGCCGTGCACATGAACGTGTTCGGGCTCAACCCAGTGGTGGTGTTCGGCACCAAGGAGCAGTGCCAGCGCATGCTGCCGCCGATCATCGACGGCCGCGACAAATCCTGCTTTGCGGTGACTGAGCCGAACACCGGTCTTAACACCACTCAGCTCAAGACGCGCGCGGTGCGCCGGGGCGACAAATATGTCGTCAACGGCCAGAAGGTGTGGATCTCGACCGCGCAGGTCGCCAACAAGATCCTGCTGCTCGCGCGCACCACGCCTCTGGAGGAGGTGCGGAGCCCGACCCACGGCCTCAGCCTGTTCTACACCGACTTCGACCGCAAGCGCGTCACGGTGCACGAGATCGAGAAGATGGGCCGCAAGCCCGTCGACTCCAACGAATTGTTCTTCGAGAATTTTGAAATCCCGGTCGAGGACCGCATCGGCGAGGAAGGCCGCGGCTTCGAATACATCCTGCACGGCATGAACCCCGAGCGCATTCTGATCGCGGCCGAAGCCGTCGGCCTCGGCCAGATCGCGCTGAAGCGGGCGTCGGAATATGCAAAAGGCCGCATCGTGTTTAACCGCCCGATCGGCATGAACCAGGCGATCCAGCATCCGCTGGCGAAGTGCTGGATGGAGCTCGAGGCTGCCTGGCTGATGGTGCTGCGTGCCGGCTGGCAGTACGACCAGAACCTGCCGTGCGGCCCCGCGGCGAACTCCGCCAAGTATCTCGCAGCCGAAGCCGGTTTCCATGCCTGCGAACAGGCGGTGATGACCCATGGCGGCTTCGGCTACGCCAAGGAGTATCATGTCGAGCGCTATTTGCGGGAATCCCTGATCCCGCGCATCGCGCCGATCAGCCCGCAGCTCATCCTCAGCTTCATCGGCGAGAAGGTGCTCGGCCTTCCGAAGTCGTATTGA
- a CDS encoding CoA transferase: protein MGPLQGIKVVDMTTVLMGPYATQMLGDYGADVIKVESPDGDVTRQIGPTRHPGMGPVFLNTNRSKRSICLDLKKPAGREAVLRLIAKADVLVYNVRPQAMARLQLGYDVVAKINPRLVYAGVFGFGQEGPYAAKPAYDDLIQGATALPALMAQTSDGVPRYVPNALVDRIVGLTAVGAICASLVHRDRTGQGQRVDIPMFETMAGFVMGDHMGGLTYDPPLDKGGYARHLSPDRRPYKTSDGYICVIVYNDKQWENFFKATGRDDLRSNPKFATFAGRATNIDTVYAELARILLTKTTAEWNEILEKADVPVMPMHDLESLLQDPHMVATGMFPVAEHPTEGRIRSMKASARWSETKAEPQRLAPRLGQHGEEILREAGYAGDEIAAMVRDGVTKLAHNT from the coding sequence ATGGGACCACTGCAGGGCATCAAGGTCGTTGACATGACGACCGTGCTGATGGGGCCCTATGCCACCCAAATGCTCGGCGATTACGGCGCCGACGTCATCAAGGTGGAATCGCCCGACGGCGACGTGACACGGCAGATCGGTCCGACGCGGCATCCCGGCATGGGGCCGGTGTTCCTCAATACCAATCGCAGCAAGCGCTCGATCTGCCTCGACCTGAAGAAGCCGGCCGGGCGCGAGGCCGTGCTGCGGCTGATCGCGAAGGCCGACGTGCTCGTCTACAATGTGCGCCCGCAGGCGATGGCGCGGCTGCAGCTCGGCTACGACGTGGTCGCGAAGATCAATCCGCGGCTGGTCTATGCCGGCGTGTTCGGCTTCGGCCAGGAAGGGCCGTATGCCGCCAAGCCTGCCTATGACGATCTGATCCAGGGCGCCACCGCGTTGCCGGCGTTGATGGCGCAGACATCCGACGGCGTGCCGCGCTATGTGCCGAACGCGCTGGTCGATCGCATCGTCGGCCTCACCGCGGTCGGCGCGATCTGCGCGAGCCTCGTGCACCGCGACCGGACCGGACAGGGCCAGCGCGTCGACATTCCGATGTTCGAGACCATGGCCGGCTTCGTCATGGGCGATCACATGGGAGGGCTGACCTACGATCCGCCGCTCGACAAGGGCGGCTATGCGCGCCACCTCTCGCCGGACCGGCGGCCGTACAAGACGTCCGACGGCTACATCTGCGTGATCGTCTACAACGACAAGCAGTGGGAGAACTTCTTCAAGGCGACCGGCCGCGACGACCTGCGCAGCAATCCGAAATTCGCGACCTTCGCCGGCCGCGCCACCAATATCGACACGGTCTATGCGGAGCTGGCGCGCATCCTGCTGACCAAGACGACCGCCGAATGGAACGAGATTCTCGAAAAGGCCGACGTGCCTGTGATGCCGATGCATGATCTCGAGAGCCTGCTGCAGGATCCGCATATGGTCGCAACCGGCATGTTTCCGGTCGCCGAGCATCCGACCGAAGGCCGCATCCGCAGCATGAAGGCGTCGGCGCGCTGGTCGGAGACCAAGGCGGAGCCGCAGCGGCTGGCGCCGCGGCTCGGCCAGCACGGCGAGGAGATCCTGCGGGAAGCGGGCTACGCCGGCGACGAGATCGCCGCGATGGTGCGCGACGGCGTCACCAAGCTTGCGCACAACACTTAA
- a CDS encoding AMP-binding protein, with the protein MNIAEWLAATARARPDAPALLSGFDLDADYATFARRAASIGAALARDYGIAEGDRVALFASNCTQYLECLYGIWWIGAAAIPINAKLHGREAAWICGNGGAKLAFVSDDTIAALTEAKDDCPAGMTILSVDSDGYRKMRNGEGLPTPLPRETDDLAWLFYTSGTTGRPKGVMLSHGNLVAMSLCYLADVDPATPNDASLYAAPISHGAGLYNFPHVRMGGRHVVPQSGGFDPDEVLNLGRQLDNVVMFAAPTMVRRLVDAAKRRGENGEGLRTIIYGGGPMYLADIRDAIATMGQRFVQIYGQGESPMTITALSRDWHRRSDHPRYLERLASVGTAQSVVSVRITDKDSNPLPAGETGEIEVKGLTVMLGYWNNPKANAETLKDGWLRTGDVGRLDADGFLTLSDRSKDVIISGGTNIYPREVEEALLTHPDVREVSAIGVPDPEWGEIVVACVVLQDGAVADDGKLDAHCLASIARFKRPKRYIYLDALPKNNYGKVLKTTLRDMMAK; encoded by the coding sequence ATGAACATCGCCGAATGGCTGGCAGCGACGGCGCGGGCGCGTCCCGATGCGCCGGCGCTGCTGTCCGGCTTCGACCTCGACGCCGATTATGCCACGTTTGCGCGCCGCGCCGCCTCGATCGGGGCGGCGCTGGCGCGCGATTACGGCATCGCCGAAGGCGACCGCGTCGCGCTGTTTGCCAGCAATTGCACGCAATATCTCGAATGCCTCTACGGCATCTGGTGGATCGGCGCGGCCGCGATTCCGATCAATGCCAAGCTGCACGGCCGCGAGGCGGCGTGGATCTGCGGTAATGGCGGCGCAAAGCTCGCCTTCGTGTCCGACGACACGATCGCTGCGCTGACGGAGGCGAAGGACGATTGTCCCGCCGGCATGACCATCCTCTCGGTCGACAGCGATGGCTATCGCAAGATGCGAAACGGCGAGGGCCTGCCCACGCCGCTGCCGCGCGAGACCGACGATCTCGCCTGGCTGTTCTACACGTCGGGCACGACCGGCCGGCCCAAGGGCGTGATGCTGAGCCACGGCAACCTCGTTGCGATGTCGCTGTGCTATCTCGCCGACGTCGATCCGGCGACGCCGAACGATGCCTCGCTCTATGCCGCGCCGATCTCGCACGGCGCCGGCCTCTACAATTTCCCGCATGTTCGCATGGGCGGCCGGCACGTCGTTCCGCAATCCGGCGGCTTCGATCCGGACGAGGTGCTCAATCTCGGCCGCCAGCTCGACAATGTCGTGATGTTCGCGGCGCCCACCATGGTGCGCCGCCTGGTCGACGCGGCGAAGCGGCGCGGCGAGAACGGCGAGGGGCTGCGCACCATCATCTATGGCGGCGGGCCGATGTATCTTGCCGACATCAGGGACGCGATCGCGACCATGGGCCAGCGCTTCGTGCAGATCTACGGCCAGGGTGAATCGCCGATGACCATTACCGCGCTCTCGCGCGACTGGCACCGGCGCAGCGACCATCCGCGCTATCTCGAACGGCTGGCCTCCGTGGGTACCGCGCAGAGCGTCGTCTCCGTGCGGATCACCGACAAGGACAGCAATCCCTTGCCCGCCGGCGAGACCGGCGAGATCGAGGTCAAGGGCTTAACCGTGATGCTCGGCTACTGGAACAATCCGAAGGCCAATGCGGAAACGCTGAAGGATGGCTGGCTGCGCACCGGCGACGTCGGGCGCCTCGACGCGGACGGCTTCCTCACCCTGTCGGATCGCTCCAAGGACGTGATCATCTCCGGCGGAACCAACATCTATCCGCGCGAGGTCGAGGAAGCCCTGCTGACCCATCCCGATGTCCGCGAGGTCTCTGCCATTGGCGTGCCAGATCCGGAATGGGGCGAGATCGTCGTCGCCTGCGTTGTGCTACAGGACGGCGCCGTGGCCGATGACGGCAAGCTCGATGCGCATTGCCTGGCCTCGATCGCGCGGTTCAAGCGGCCGAAGCGCTATATCTATCTCGATGCGCTGCCGAAGAACAATTACGGCAAGGTGCTGAAGACCACGCTGCGGGATATGATGGCGAAGTAG
- a CDS encoding acetyl-CoA acetyltransferase — MTASIVGWAHTPFGKFDAETVESLVVKVANEALADAGVAASDVDEIMLGHFNAGFSPQDFTASLVLQADPQLRFKPATRVENACATGSAAVHQGIRAIECGAAKFVLVVGVEQMTQTPGPEIGKNLLKASYLPEDGDTVGGFAGVFGKIAQAYFQKYGDQSDALAMIAAKNHKNGVANPYAQMRKDFGFEFCRSESEKNPYVAGPLKRTDCSLVSDGAAALVLTDAETAKKMGKAVNVRATAHAQDFLPMSRRDILQFEGCTVAWQRALEKGGLQLSDLSFVETHDCFTVAELIEYEAMGLAPKGQGARAIKEGWTQKDGKLPVNPSGGLKAKGHPIGATGVSMHVMTAMQLTGQAPEGMQLKNAQLGGIFNMGGAAVANYVSILEPAK; from the coding sequence ATGACAGCCAGCATCGTGGGTTGGGCGCACACGCCATTCGGTAAATTCGACGCAGAGACGGTTGAGAGCCTCGTCGTCAAGGTCGCCAACGAGGCGCTCGCCGATGCCGGCGTTGCCGCCTCCGACGTCGACGAGATCATGCTCGGCCATTTCAACGCGGGCTTCTCGCCGCAGGACTTTACGGCCTCGCTGGTGCTGCAGGCCGATCCGCAGCTCCGCTTCAAGCCGGCGACCCGCGTCGAGAACGCCTGCGCCACCGGCTCGGCCGCCGTGCATCAGGGCATCCGCGCGATCGAGTGCGGCGCCGCCAAGTTTGTGCTGGTGGTCGGCGTCGAGCAGATGACGCAGACGCCGGGCCCGGAGATCGGCAAGAACCTGCTGAAGGCGTCGTACCTGCCTGAGGACGGCGACACGGTCGGCGGCTTTGCCGGCGTGTTCGGCAAGATCGCGCAGGCCTATTTCCAGAAATACGGCGACCAGTCTGACGCGCTGGCGATGATCGCCGCCAAGAACCACAAGAACGGCGTCGCCAATCCCTATGCCCAGATGCGCAAGGATTTCGGCTTCGAGTTCTGCCGCTCGGAGAGCGAGAAGAACCCGTATGTCGCAGGTCCCTTGAAGCGCACCGACTGCTCGCTGGTGTCGGACGGCGCCGCGGCGCTGGTGCTGACCGACGCCGAGACCGCGAAGAAGATGGGCAAGGCGGTGAACGTCCGCGCCACCGCGCATGCGCAGGATTTCCTGCCGATGTCCAGGCGCGACATCCTGCAGTTCGAAGGCTGCACCGTCGCCTGGCAGCGTGCGCTGGAGAAGGGCGGCCTGCAGCTTTCCGATCTCTCCTTTGTCGAGACCCATGACTGCTTCACGGTCGCCGAGCTGATCGAATATGAAGCAATGGGCCTGGCGCCGAAGGGGCAGGGCGCGCGCGCCATCAAGGAAGGCTGGACCCAGAAGGACGGCAAGCTGCCGGTCAATCCGTCCGGCGGTCTCAAGGCCAAGGGCCATCCGATCGGCGCGACCGGCGTCTCGATGCATGTCATGACCGCGATGCAGCTCACGGGGCAGGCGCCCGAGGGCATGCAGCTCAAGAACGCGCAGCTCGGCGGCATCTTCAACATGGGCGGTGCCGCGGTCGCCAACTACGTCTCGATCCTTGAGCCTGCGAAGTAG
- the eda gene encoding bifunctional 4-hydroxy-2-oxoglutarate aldolase/2-dehydro-3-deoxy-phosphogluconate aldolase, whose product MTATSKQGQIAELIRQATVIPVLTIERLEDAVPLAKALVAGGVRTLEVTLRTPVAVEAAKAIIADVPEAIVGIGTILNGDDLARAEALGARFGISPGATPELLKAATASRLPFAPGIATASELMQALAHGFDVVKFFPAEQAGGIKALRALAGPFPNVRVCPTGGIGEANAATWLAEPNVLAVGGSWLCPASDIRAGNWSGITAMCARAMKSLKAA is encoded by the coding sequence ATGACAGCGACATCAAAGCAGGGCCAGATCGCCGAGCTGATCCGGCAAGCCACCGTGATCCCGGTGCTGACCATTGAGCGGCTGGAGGATGCCGTGCCGCTTGCGAAGGCCTTGGTCGCCGGCGGCGTGCGGACGCTCGAGGTGACGCTGCGTACTCCGGTCGCGGTCGAGGCGGCCAAGGCGATCATCGCGGACGTGCCTGAGGCGATCGTCGGCATCGGCACCATCCTCAATGGCGACGATCTGGCCCGCGCTGAGGCGCTCGGCGCCAGGTTCGGCATCAGCCCGGGCGCGACGCCCGAGCTGTTGAAAGCGGCCACGGCCAGCCGGCTGCCGTTTGCGCCGGGGATCGCTACGGCCTCCGAGCTGATGCAGGCCCTGGCGCATGGTTTTGACGTGGTCAAATTCTTCCCGGCCGAGCAGGCTGGCGGTATCAAGGCACTGCGGGCGCTGGCCGGTCCGTTCCCGAATGTCAGGGTGTGCCCGACCGGCGGGATCGGCGAGGCCAACGCGGCAACCTGGCTTGCCGAGCCGAACGTGCTGGCCGTCGGCGGCTCCTGGCTGTGCCCGGCCTCCGACATCCGCGCCGGCAACTGGTCCGGCATAACCGCCATGTGCGCGCGGGCGATGAAATCGCTGAAAGCGGCCTGA
- a CDS encoding sugar kinase produces MTRVACIGECMIELRQAQGGPGGGLYSRGYGGDTLNTAVYLSRLGVDVDYITVLGDDALSDEMIAGWTAEGIGTKRVARLPGKLPGLYLIQTDGKGERRFFHWRDGAAARSLMDLPETEDILNSLASYDVVYLSAITLSILQDAGRELLMAALKRARLLGTRFAFDTNFRARGWPDLNVARKVFSSAFEGADIVLASTEDLAPLYPGESTAALLAGISSPEVVLKLAEPACILRSAGGSGEVRAEPLTKPVVDTTAAGDSFAAAYLAARLGGAGPEDAARAGHRLAGVVVCYPGAIIPRYAMPPKRAPRPSTSRKASS; encoded by the coding sequence ATGACCCGGGTTGCCTGTATCGGCGAATGCATGATCGAGCTGCGCCAGGCCCAGGGCGGTCCGGGCGGCGGCCTGTACTCGCGCGGCTACGGCGGTGACACGCTCAACACCGCCGTCTATCTGTCCCGGCTCGGCGTCGACGTCGACTACATCACGGTGCTCGGCGACGACGCGCTGAGCGACGAGATGATTGCGGGCTGGACCGCGGAGGGCATCGGCACCAAGCGGGTCGCGCGGCTGCCCGGAAAATTGCCGGGACTGTATCTGATCCAGACCGACGGCAAGGGCGAGCGGCGCTTCTTCCATTGGCGCGACGGCGCGGCCGCGCGCAGCCTGATGGACCTGCCCGAGACCGAAGACATCCTGAACTCGCTCGCGAGCTATGACGTGGTCTATCTCTCGGCTATCACGCTCTCCATCCTGCAGGACGCCGGGCGAGAGCTCCTGATGGCGGCGTTGAAACGCGCGCGACTGCTGGGCACCCGGTTTGCGTTCGACACCAATTTCCGGGCCCGCGGCTGGCCCGACCTCAATGTCGCCCGCAAGGTGTTCAGCAGCGCGTTCGAAGGCGCGGATATCGTGCTCGCATCCACCGAAGATCTGGCGCCGCTGTATCCTGGCGAGAGCACCGCAGCCCTGCTTGCCGGTATCTCCAGCCCCGAGGTGGTGCTGAAGCTCGCGGAACCGGCCTGCATCCTGCGCTCTGCCGGCGGATCGGGCGAGGTGAGGGCGGAGCCGCTGACCAAGCCGGTGGTCGACACCACGGCAGCCGGTGACAGCTTTGCCGCCGCCTACCTCGCGGCGCGTCTCGGCGGTGCCGGACCCGAGGACGCGGCCCGCGCGGGTCATCGCCTCGCCGGGGTCGTGGTGTGCTATCCCGGCGCGATCATTCCACGCTACGCCATGCCGCCCAAGCGGGCGCCACGGCCCTCAACATCCCGCAAGGCCTCCTCATGA
- the denD gene encoding D-erythronate dehydrogenase, with the protein MHILILGAAGMVGRKLTERLLREGRLGKQDITRMTLQDVVAPAKPANAQIPVNVVASDFADAGAAAPLIAERPEVIFHLAAIVSGEAEAEFDKGYRINLDGTRHLIDAIRAVGGGYKPRLVFTSSIAVFGAPFPEKIGDEFFHTPLTSYGTQKSICELLINDYTRKGLLDGISIRLPTICVRPGRPNKAASGFFSNIIREPLAGEEAILPVSEDVRHWYASPKSAVGFLIHAGTMDLNAMGPRRNLSMPGLSATVGQQIAALERVAGKNVTARIKRVPDPTIISIVSGWPRDFATERALKLGFTTAEKTFDDIIRIHIEDELGGKFAA; encoded by the coding sequence TTGCATATTCTGATCCTCGGCGCCGCCGGCATGGTCGGCCGCAAACTGACGGAACGCCTGCTGCGCGAAGGCCGCCTCGGCAAGCAAGACATCACCAGGATGACGCTGCAGGACGTGGTGGCGCCGGCCAAGCCGGCGAATGCGCAGATTCCGGTCAACGTCGTCGCCTCCGATTTCGCCGATGCCGGCGCAGCGGCGCCGTTGATCGCCGAGCGGCCCGAGGTGATCTTCCATCTCGCCGCGATCGTGTCCGGCGAGGCGGAGGCCGAGTTCGACAAGGGCTATCGGATCAACCTCGACGGCACCCGCCATTTGATCGATGCGATCCGCGCCGTCGGTGGCGGCTACAAGCCGCGGCTGGTGTTCACGTCCTCGATCGCCGTGTTCGGCGCACCGTTCCCGGAGAAGATCGGCGACGAATTCTTCCACACGCCGCTGACGAGCTACGGCACCCAGAAGTCGATCTGTGAGCTCCTGATCAACGACTACACCCGCAAGGGCCTGCTTGACGGAATCTCGATCCGCCTGCCGACGATTTGCGTGCGGCCGGGCAGGCCGAACAAGGCGGCGTCCGGCTTCTTCTCCAATATCATCCGCGAGCCGCTCGCGGGCGAGGAGGCGATCCTGCCGGTCTCTGAGGACGTGCGGCATTGGTACGCCTCGCCGAAATCGGCGGTCGGCTTCCTGATCCATGCCGGCACCATGGACCTCAACGCGATGGGCCCGCGCCGCAATCTCAGCATGCCGGGCCTGTCAGCCACCGTCGGTCAGCAGATCGCGGCGCTGGAGCGCGTTGCCGGCAAGAACGTCACCGCGCGCATCAAGCGGGTGCCCGATCCGACCATCATCAGCATCGTCTCGGGATGGCCGCGCGATTTCGCCACGGAGCGCGCACTCAAACTCGGCTTCACCACGGCCGAGAAGACGTTCGACGATATCATTCGCATCCACATCGAGGACGAGCTTGGCGGCAAATTTGCCGCCTAA
- a CDS encoding carbohydrate ABC transporter permease, translating into MTDLPASKFDLKTILSTPSRVDNSEGMSYLQSVPRRIVTLYLPLSIIVVILLFPFYWMALTAVKPDDQLLDLDKYNPFWTWNPTFKHIHKLLFESYYPHWLWNTMYVAVGATVLSIIASVLAAYAIVRLRYKGANIVGGLIFLAYLVPPSILFIPLATVVFQYGLFDSPLALILTYPTILIPFSTWLLMGYFKTIPFELEECALIDGASRWQILIKIVLPLAVPGLISAFIFCFTLCWNEFIYALTFLQSTPNKTVPVAIVNEFVDGDVYRWGSLMAGALCGSLPLVILYAFFVEHYVSAMTGAVKE; encoded by the coding sequence ATGACTGATCTCCCTGCATCGAAGTTCGATCTCAAGACCATCCTGTCGACGCCTTCCCGTGTCGACAACAGCGAGGGCATGAGCTACCTGCAGTCGGTGCCGCGGCGCATCGTGACGCTCTACCTCCCGCTGTCGATCATCGTCGTTATCCTGCTGTTTCCGTTCTACTGGATGGCCCTGACGGCGGTGAAGCCGGACGACCAGCTGCTCGACCTCGACAAGTACAATCCGTTCTGGACCTGGAATCCGACCTTCAAGCACATCCACAAGCTCCTGTTCGAGAGCTACTATCCGCACTGGTTGTGGAACACGATGTATGTTGCGGTCGGCGCCACGGTGCTCTCGATCATCGCGAGCGTGCTTGCGGCCTATGCGATCGTGCGGCTGCGCTACAAGGGCGCGAACATTGTCGGCGGCCTGATCTTCCTGGCCTATCTGGTGCCGCCGTCGATCCTGTTCATTCCGCTGGCGACCGTCGTATTCCAGTACGGCCTGTTCGATTCGCCCCTGGCGTTGATCCTGACCTACCCGACGATCCTGATCCCGTTCTCGACCTGGCTGCTGATGGGCTACTTCAAAACCATCCCGTTCGAGCTCGAGGAATGCGCGCTGATCGACGGCGCCAGCCGCTGGCAGATCCTGATCAAGATCGTGCTGCCGCTCGCCGTTCCCGGCCTGATCTCGGCCTTCATCTTCTGCTTCACGCTGTGCTGGAACGAGTTCATCTACGCGCTGACGTTCCTGCAATCGACACCGAACAAGACGGTGCCGGTCGCCATCGTCAACGAATTCGTCGACGGGGACGTCTATCGCTGGGGTTCCCTGATGGCGGGGGCGCTATGCGGGTCGCTGCCGCTGGTTATCCTTTACGCGTTCTTCGTTGAGCATTATGTCTCCGCGATGACGGGAGCCGTGAAAGAGTGA
- a CDS encoding sugar ABC transporter permease — MADIALAKPQIREATTWQQLKHNRNWLGFWFMLPAMAFLILFLAYPLGLGVWLSFTDARIGRAGIFIGLENYEWLWDDGIFWLSVFNTLLYTFVASTLKFAIGLYLALLLNERMPFKALLRAAVLIPFIVPTVLSALAFWWIFDSQFSIISWSLRHLGLISQNINFLGDPTWARICVIFANIWRGVPFVAITLLAGLQTVSPSLYEAATLDGASSWQMFRHITYPLLTPIIAVVMTFSVLFTFTDFQLIWAMTRGGPVNATHLMATLSYQRAIIGGQLGEGAAISSAMIPFLLGAIMISWFGLQRRKWQQGENND, encoded by the coding sequence ATGGCTGATATCGCACTTGCCAAGCCGCAGATTCGCGAGGCGACGACTTGGCAGCAGTTGAAGCACAACCGGAACTGGCTCGGCTTCTGGTTCATGCTGCCGGCCATGGCCTTCCTAATCCTGTTCCTGGCCTATCCGCTCGGTCTCGGCGTTTGGCTGTCCTTCACCGACGCGCGTATTGGCCGCGCCGGCATATTCATCGGGCTCGAGAATTACGAGTGGCTGTGGGACGACGGGATATTCTGGCTCTCGGTATTCAACACGCTGCTTTACACCTTCGTCGCGAGTACCCTGAAATTCGCCATCGGCCTCTATCTGGCGCTGCTGCTCAACGAGCGAATGCCGTTCAAGGCGCTGTTGCGCGCCGCGGTGCTGATTCCCTTCATCGTGCCGACGGTGCTGTCGGCATTGGCCTTCTGGTGGATCTTCGATTCCCAGTTCTCGATCATCTCCTGGTCGTTGAGGCATCTCGGGCTGATCAGCCAGAACATCAACTTCCTTGGTGATCCCACATGGGCGCGCATCTGCGTGATCTTCGCCAATATCTGGCGCGGCGTGCCGTTTGTCGCGATCACGCTTCTGGCAGGTCTGCAAACGGTCTCGCCGTCGCTCTACGAAGCGGCGACCCTGGACGGTGCGAGCTCCTGGCAGATGTTCCGCCACATCACTTACCCGCTGCTCACGCCGATCATCGCCGTCGTGATGACGTTCTCGGTGCTGTTCACCTTCACCGATTTCCAGCTCATCTGGGCGATGACGCGCGGTGGCCCTGTCAATGCGACGCACCTGATGGCGACCTTGTCCTATCAACGCGCGATCATCGGAGGCCAGCTGGGCGAGGGTGCCGCGATCTCGAGCGCCATGATCCCGTTCCTGCTCGGCGCGATCATGATCTCGTGGTTCGGACTGCAACGCAGGAAGTGGCAACAGGGAGAGAACAATGATTGA